One genomic window of Entelurus aequoreus isolate RoL-2023_Sb linkage group LG07, RoL_Eaeq_v1.1, whole genome shotgun sequence includes the following:
- the LOC133654350 gene encoding exendin-3-like has protein sequence MSTQVISLRMILLMWCMLVFFFSTSEEMVVDKTGSMTRWHSYQMEKGQNVIQNFKRHSEGTFTSDLTGHLDKIKAKDFVEWLQHQERRSWKTPPN, from the exons ATGTCCACTCAAG TCATTAGCCTGAGGATGATCCTTCTCATGTGGTGCATGCTGGTCTTCTTCTTTTCCACCAGTGAGGAGATGGTTGTGGATAAAACTGGCAGCATGACAAG GTGGCATTCCTATCAGATGGAAAAGGGACAAAATGTCATCCAAAACTTTAAAAGGCACTCAGAAGGGACCTTCACCAGTGACCTGACCGGCCATCTTGACAAAATAAAGGCAAAAGATTTTGTGGAGTGGTTGCAGCACCAGGAGAGAAGA tcatGGAAAACTCCTCCAAATTGA